From one Calditrichota bacterium genomic stretch:
- a CDS encoding D-aminoacylase produces MGVIGGRIVEIGTIQNAQAERTIDATGLYVAPGFIDVHTHTDRDIAEHPDALNYLLQGVTTVVGGNCGDSEYPLAELFRKLEEVGIAVNFASLVGHNTIRHLVLGDSDKVVTPEALAKMKELVDQEMRAGAIGLSTGLAYVPGRFSTTEEIIELARTVQPYGGIYATHLRDQGQAIRQAIEEALRVGKEAGVGVQISHIKLADEEVWGRYELITQPVEAARAAGVAVWLDQYPYTATSSGFASSFPAWAVEGGHEAFVERLKDPATYARIKQALIAKRLTSKRGIDKVAAIYIARDKNHPEYEGKNLVEILALRGKQPTVANAADLIIELERDDQPSAIFFQMAEEDVVALMKLPYTMIASDGGIAVPGTGSPHPRAYGTFPRVLGRYVREQGVLSLPEAVAKMTSLPAQAMGFADRGAIKKGYCADLVVFDAAQVQDCATFANPHQYPKGIRWVVVNGKIAAQDGEIRIRDAGRVLYGRGKVR; encoded by the coding sequence ATCGGCGTCATCGGCGGGCGGATTGTGGAGATCGGCACCATCCAAAATGCGCAGGCCGAGCGCACCATCGATGCCACTGGCCTCTATGTGGCGCCGGGGTTCATCGACGTGCACACGCACACAGACCGGGACATCGCCGAACACCCGGATGCGCTCAACTACCTGCTCCAGGGAGTCACCACCGTGGTGGGCGGCAACTGCGGCGATTCCGAATACCCTTTGGCAGAGCTCTTTCGCAAGCTGGAAGAGGTAGGGATCGCCGTCAACTTTGCCTCGCTGGTTGGACACAACACGATCCGCCACCTCGTGTTGGGCGACAGCGACAAGGTGGTCACGCCGGAGGCTTTGGCCAAGATGAAGGAGCTGGTGGACCAGGAGATGCGCGCTGGAGCGATTGGGCTGAGCACCGGTCTCGCCTACGTGCCGGGTCGCTTTTCCACCACCGAGGAGATCATCGAGCTGGCGCGGACGGTGCAGCCGTATGGCGGCATCTACGCCACTCACCTCCGCGACCAGGGGCAGGCAATCAGGCAGGCCATAGAGGAGGCATTGCGTGTCGGCAAGGAGGCTGGCGTGGGGGTACAGATTTCGCACATCAAGCTGGCGGACGAGGAGGTGTGGGGCAGGTACGAGCTCATCACCCAGCCGGTGGAAGCGGCGCGCGCCGCAGGAGTGGCCGTGTGGTTGGACCAGTACCCCTACACGGCGACCAGCTCGGGCTTTGCCAGCAGCTTTCCGGCCTGGGCAGTGGAAGGGGGCCACGAGGCGTTCGTGGAGCGGCTCAAGGACCCCGCCACCTACGCGCGCATCAAGCAGGCCCTCATTGCCAAGCGCCTGACCTCGAAGCGAGGTATCGACAAAGTGGCGGCCATCTACATCGCCCGTGACAAGAATCACCCGGAGTACGAGGGGAAGAACCTGGTGGAGATCCTCGCCCTGCGAGGAAAGCAGCCGACGGTAGCCAACGCTGCCGACCTGATTATCGAGCTGGAGCGTGACGACCAGCCCAGCGCCATCTTCTTCCAGATGGCTGAGGAAGATGTGGTTGCGCTGATGAAACTGCCCTATACCATGATTGCCTCAGACGGCGGCATTGCCGTGCCGGGCACGGGCTCGCCGCATCCGCGGGCCTACGGCACTTTCCCGCGGGTGCTGGGGCGCTATGTGCGGGAACAGGGCGTGCTCTCCCTGCCGGAGGCAGTGGCCAAGATGACCAGCCTGCCTGCTCAGGCCATGGGTTTTGCGGACCGCGGGGCGATCAAGAAGGGCTATTGCGCCGACCTGGTGGTGTTTGACGCCGCCCAGGTCCAGGACTGCGCGACGTTTGCCAATCCTCACCAGTACCCCAAGGGGATCCGCTGGGTGGTGGTCAATGGCAAGATCGCCGCACAGGATGGGGAGATTCGCATCCGCGATGCGGGCCGTGTGCTGTATGGCAGAGGCAAGGTGCGCTGA
- a CDS encoding M48 family metallopeptidase: protein MDEELHILHLSGHAVRCRVRRHRRSGHFRLSVRRDGVVVISVPRQLSRAETRKLAHEHEEWILRRLSLLRQRQLAHPPFRLEQGAALPLWGQRYRLHLEHEPTLLSPRWRCADGRVAVSASELSTPIVCGCVVGWYKAMARRHLRGRIAYWASRMGVAPRRFAVKNQHSLWGSCSRKGNLNINWRIMLLQPEVADYLLIHELAHLREPNHSPRFWALVARFCPEYRHLRRQLASLNHWLGFQEAMFIEC, encoded by the coding sequence ATGGACGAGGAGTTGCACATCCTCCACCTTTCTGGTCATGCAGTGCGCTGTCGGGTGCGGCGGCACCGCCGCTCCGGCCACTTCCGCCTCTCTGTGCGCAGGGACGGGGTGGTAGTGATCAGCGTGCCACGGCAGCTGTCGCGCGCGGAGACCCGGAAGCTGGCGCACGAGCACGAAGAGTGGATCTTGCGTCGTCTGTCCCTGCTGCGACAACGCCAGCTTGCGCATCCCCCTTTCAGATTGGAGCAAGGTGCGGCTTTGCCCCTCTGGGGTCAGAGGTACCGATTGCACTTGGAGCACGAGCCGACGCTCCTCTCGCCCCGCTGGCGCTGTGCCGATGGGCGGGTGGCGGTCTCCGCCAGCGAGTTGAGCACGCCTATCGTCTGCGGCTGCGTGGTGGGCTGGTACAAGGCGATGGCGCGCCGACATCTGCGAGGGCGGATTGCCTACTGGGCGAGCCGCATGGGGGTGGCGCCGCGGCGGTTCGCGGTCAAGAACCAGCACTCCCTATGGGGGAGCTGCTCGCGAAAGGGGAACCTCAACATCAATTGGCGCATCATGCTGCTGCAGCCGGAGGTGGCCGACTATCTGCTCATCCACGAGCTGGCCCATCTGCGTGAGCCGAACCACTCGCCCCGCTTCTGGGCACTGGTGGCAAGGTTTTGCCCGGAGTACCGGCACCTGCGGCGGCAACTCGCCTCGCTCAACCACTGGCTCGGCTTCCAGGAGGCGATGTTCATCGAGTGTTGA
- the bfr gene encoding bacterioferritin: MKGDDKIIATLNARLAEELTAISQYMVHSEMNDDWGYQKLHEAIEKRAIEEMRHAEKLIGRILFLEGTPIVSKLHAMHIGAEVEKQHQNDWQAEKAAIDGYRESIKLAGEVGDFGTRELLESILKDEEAHIDWIESQLEQIKQVGIQNYLADKIG; the protein is encoded by the coding sequence ATGAAAGGCGACGACAAGATCATTGCCACGCTCAATGCGCGGTTGGCTGAGGAGCTCACCGCCATCAGCCAGTACATGGTTCACTCGGAGATGAACGACGATTGGGGCTACCAGAAGCTGCATGAAGCCATCGAGAAGCGGGCCATCGAGGAGATGCGCCATGCCGAGAAGCTGATCGGCCGCATCCTCTTCTTGGAAGGCACGCCCATCGTCAGCAAGCTGCACGCCATGCACATCGGTGCAGAGGTGGAGAAGCAGCACCAGAACGATTGGCAGGCGGAGAAGGCGGCCATCGACGGCTACCGCGAGAGCATCAAGTTGGCGGGCGAGGTAGGCGACTTTGGCACGCGCGAGCTTCTGGAGTCCATCCTCAAAGACGAGGAGGCGCACATCGACTGGATCGAGAGCCAGCTCGAGCAGATCAAGCAGGTGGGGATCCAGAACTACTTGGCCGACAAGATCGGATGA
- a CDS encoding amino acid permease, translating into MGIKAKLNTFDTTMIVVSLVIGIGIFRTPAMVAAATNRTDLFFAAWVLGGLISLMGALTFAEIGSRFPRPGAYYKVVAECHGSWLAFMLNWINVLFVNGVGAAAVATIGAEYLCPILLPAHLRTHLATQLSAAGLILLLFVINYLGIRTGAWAQDVLTVLKIVMIATIVLAALRYGQQEGAAMAASGPAGPGWLALGTGLISVLYAYGGYQCTINFGADVKGSAATMPKGIFFGIGIIIACYLLLNAAYHRVLGIAGIAGSDLVAAEVARRCFGEVGHLFISLAIVLSALGFLNVTLMQIPRAYYAMAADGVLPALFMRVNGRTQVQEFTLTFFVCTILLSIVFLGTFERMVGYIMFLDCLTIAVVASTVFVLRRRGDAAGYRVPLYPVLPGVFVLSMLVVPAAVALTQPMTAVAGAAVCLADYPVFLLLRRVIPRREATGEMGPSHR; encoded by the coding sequence ATGGGCATCAAAGCAAAGCTGAACACCTTCGACACCACCATGATCGTCGTCAGCCTGGTCATCGGCATTGGGATTTTCCGCACCCCGGCCATGGTCGCAGCCGCCACCAACCGCACCGACCTCTTTTTTGCCGCCTGGGTCTTGGGCGGACTGATCAGCCTGATGGGGGCCCTCACCTTTGCCGAAATTGGCTCCCGCTTTCCCAGGCCCGGAGCCTACTACAAGGTAGTGGCGGAGTGCCACGGCTCGTGGTTGGCATTCATGCTGAACTGGATCAACGTGCTCTTTGTCAATGGCGTGGGCGCCGCAGCCGTGGCCACCATTGGCGCCGAATACCTCTGTCCCATTCTCCTGCCAGCACACCTGCGTACCCACCTGGCCACACAGCTCAGCGCAGCGGGGCTCATTCTCCTCCTCTTCGTGATCAACTACCTGGGCATCAGGACTGGCGCCTGGGCGCAGGACGTGTTGACGGTTCTGAAGATCGTGATGATCGCGACCATTGTCCTCGCAGCACTGCGCTATGGGCAGCAGGAGGGAGCGGCGATGGCCGCCTCTGGGCCCGCAGGGCCTGGCTGGCTTGCCCTGGGCACGGGGCTCATCTCGGTCCTCTACGCGTACGGAGGATATCAGTGCACCATCAATTTTGGCGCGGACGTCAAAGGCTCTGCGGCGACTATGCCGAAAGGGATCTTCTTTGGTATCGGCATCATCATCGCCTGTTATCTCCTTCTCAACGCTGCCTACCATCGCGTGCTGGGGATTGCCGGGATTGCCGGATCCGACCTGGTCGCCGCCGAGGTGGCGCGACGCTGCTTTGGCGAAGTTGGCCATCTGTTCATCTCGTTGGCCATCGTTCTTTCGGCGCTCGGATTTCTCAACGTCACCCTGATGCAAATCCCACGCGCGTACTATGCCATGGCGGCGGATGGGGTGCTGCCTGCGCTGTTCATGCGGGTGAACGGGAGGACGCAGGTGCAAGAGTTCACGCTCACCTTTTTCGTGTGCACGATACTGCTCTCCATCGTCTTCTTGGGGACCTTTGAGCGGATGGTGGGCTACATCATGTTCTTGGACTGCCTGACTATCGCAGTCGTGGCCTCGACGGTATTTGTGTTGCGCAGGCGAGGGGACGCTGCAGGGTACAGGGTGCCACTGTACCCAGTCCTGCCTGGGGTGTTCGTGCTGAGCATGTTGGTGGTGCCCGCGGCGGTGGCACTCACGCAGCCCATGACGGCGGTGGCGGGTGCAGCGGTGTGCCTGGCGGACTATCCGGTGTTTTTGCTCTTGCGGCGGGTGATTCCTCGGCGGGAGGCAACTGGTGAGATGGGTCCGTCGCACAGGTAA